One part of the Vidua macroura isolate BioBank_ID:100142 chromosome 14, ASM2450914v1, whole genome shotgun sequence genome encodes these proteins:
- the LOC128814646 gene encoding uncharacterized protein LOC128814646 isoform X2, which yields MLPTKPPPRAALEDAVEPRQSPGTRQEPADPRNAARPPGPEEPIPSRDAQPAVKDPSPTNSPPWPEAPEECPARPSTLDLCSSLRKQQWGTDWAAVKENGVEATPATGTATASSEERWALQSELGKCIEEFRRIRIPATFPNKKRQWQSELLRKYQL from the exons ATGCTTCCCACAAAACCGCCGCCAAGAGCCG ccctcGAGGACGCTGTGGAGCCgaggcagagccctgggacaAGGCAGGAGCCGGCTGACCCCAGGAATGCTGCCCGACCCCCCGGCCCCGAGGAGCCCATCCCCAGCAGGGATGCTCAGCCAGCGGTGAAGGACCCCAGCCCCACCAACTCCCCGCCGTGGCCAGAAGCTCCTGAGGAAtgcccagcccggcccagcaCCCTGGACTTGTGCAGCTCCctgaggaagcagcagtggGGCACTGACTGGGCAGCGGTCAAGGAGAACGGAGTGGAGGCCACGCCGGCAACCGGCACGGCCACGGCCAGCAGCGAGGAGCGCTGGGCCCTGCAGTCGGAGCTGGGCAAGTGCATCGAGGAATTCCGCAGGATCCGGATCCCGGCCACCTTTCCCAACAAAAAGCGGCAGTGGCAGAGCGAGCTGCTGAGGAAGTACCAGCTCTGA
- the LOC128814646 gene encoding uncharacterized protein LOC128814646 isoform X1 translates to MDIGSGGGEARADLDPGESWPGLKESLGGTGEQSFCPPWDTPGSGQPLEHTEPTPAALEDAVEPRQSPGTRQEPADPRNAARPPGPEEPIPSRDAQPAVKDPSPTNSPPWPEAPEECPARPSTLDLCSSLRKQQWGTDWAAVKENGVEATPATGTATASSEERWALQSELGKCIEEFRRIRIPATFPNKKRQWQSELLRKYQL, encoded by the exons ATGGATATCGGCTCAGGGGGTGGAGAGGCCAGGGCTGATTTGGATCCCGGCGAGAGCTGGCCGGGACTTAAAG AGAGCCTGGGAGGAACAGGGGAGCAGAGCTTCTGCCCACCATGGGACACTCCAGGGAGTGGACAACCCCTGGAACACACGGAACCGACGCCAGCAG ccctcGAGGACGCTGTGGAGCCgaggcagagccctgggacaAGGCAGGAGCCGGCTGACCCCAGGAATGCTGCCCGACCCCCCGGCCCCGAGGAGCCCATCCCCAGCAGGGATGCTCAGCCAGCGGTGAAGGACCCCAGCCCCACCAACTCCCCGCCGTGGCCAGAAGCTCCTGAGGAAtgcccagcccggcccagcaCCCTGGACTTGTGCAGCTCCctgaggaagcagcagtggGGCACTGACTGGGCAGCGGTCAAGGAGAACGGAGTGGAGGCCACGCCGGCAACCGGCACGGCCACGGCCAGCAGCGAGGAGCGCTGGGCCCTGCAGTCGGAGCTGGGCAAGTGCATCGAGGAATTCCGCAGGATCCGGATCCCGGCCACCTTTCCCAACAAAAAGCGGCAGTGGCAGAGCGAGCTGCTGAGGAAGTACCAGCTCTGA
- the LOC128814643 gene encoding BTB/POZ domain-containing protein KCTD12-like, whose amino-acid sequence MALADPVSCAKGSEDSNPFPDIIELNVGGQVYITRHPTLVSVPGSLLWEMFTQKNARSLARDSKGRFFVDRDGFLFRYILDYMRDQQLVLPEHFPERGRLQREAEYFMLPELVKLLVPKLSEQNSLGDDPCQSDPEELSPGADTARGLSSAATALPSAVSGAAGTEGRRAGFITIGYRGSYTLGRDSQTDAKFRRVARIMVCGKTSLAKEVFGDTLNESRDPDRPPEKYTSRYYLKFNFLEQAFDKLADAGFHMVACNSTGTCAFAHEQTDDRIWTSYTEYVFYRE is encoded by the coding sequence ATGGCCCTGGCAGACCCCGTGAGCTGTGCCAAAGGCAGCGAGGACAGCAACCCCTTCCCTGACATCATCGAGCTGAATGTGGGGGGACAGGTGTACATCACCCGGCACCCCACGCTGGTCAGCGTGCCTGGCTCACTGCTCTGGGAGATGTTCACCCAGAAGAACGCCCGCTCGCTGGCCCGTGACAGCAAGGGCCGCTTCTTCGTGGACCGGGACGGGTTCCTGTTCCGCTACATCCTGGATTACATGAGGGaccagcagctggtgctgcccGAGCACTTCCCGGAGCGCGGCCGGCTGCAGCGCGAGGCCGAGTACTTCATGCTGCCGGAGCTGGTGAAGCTGCTGGTGCCCAAGCTCAGCGAGCAGAACTCCCTGGGGGATGATCCCTGCCAGAGCGACCCCGAGGAACTGTCCCCCGGCGCGGACACCGCGCGTGGCCTGAGCTCGGCCGCCACCGCGCTGCCCAGCGCTGTGTCCGGTGCTGCCGGCACCGAGGGCCGCAGGGCAGGGTTCATCACCATCGGCTACCGCGGCTCCTACAcgctgggcagggacagccagacGGACGCCAAGTTCCGCAGGGTGGCCCGGATCATGGTGTGCGGCAAGACCTCGCTGGCCAAGGAGGTCTTTGGGGACACCTTGAACGAGAGCAGGGACCCCGACAGGCCCCCGGAGAAGTACACGTCCAGGTACTACCTCAAATTCAACTTCCTGGAGCAAGCCTTTGACAAATTGGCCGATGCCGGCTTCCACATGGTGGCCTGCAACTCCACGGGCACCTGTGCCTTCGCCCACGAGCAGACGGACGACAGGATCTGGACCTCTTACACCGAATATGTTTTCTATCGTGAGTGA